GAGAACAATCCCTTCTTCTGTCCGGACGCCGGCAAGGTGGCCGAGATGGAAAAGTACATGGACGCCCTGCGCAAGGAGGGCAACTCCATCGGCGCGCGCATCAACGTGGTGGCCCAGGGCGTGCCGCCGGGCTGGGGCGAACCCATCTTCGACCGGCTGGATGCCGACATCGCCCACGCGATGATGGCCATCAATGCGGTCAAGGGCGTGGAGATCGGCGCGGGCTTTGCCTGCGTGGAGCAGAAGGGCACCGAGCACCGCGACGAGATCACCATGGACGGTTTCCTCTCCAACCACGCCGGTGGCGTGCTGGGCGGCATCTCCTCGGGGCAGGACATCGCGGTGTCCATCGCGCTCAAGCCGACCTCCAGCATGCGCCTGCCCGGACGCAGCGTGGACCTCGACGGCAACCCCGCCGAGGTGATCACCACCGGCCGCCACGACCCCTGCGTGGGCATACGCGCCACCCCCATCGCCGAGGCCATGCTGGCCATCGTGCTGATGGACCACATGCTGCGCCACCGCGCCCAGAACGCCGACGTCACCACGGACCTCCCGGACATCCCGGCCTCTGCCTGACGGCATGCGTGCCACCGCCCCAGGCCCGGCCCCGTATTACCGGCTGTCCGGGCTGTACTTCTTCTATTTCGCGAGCATCGGGGCCTTCGTCCCGTTCTGGTCGCTGTACCTGGCCGACCTCGGCTTCGCCCCCGCCGCCATCGGCGAGCTGATGGCCATCCTGGTCGCCACCAAGATCATCGCCCCCAACCTCTGGGGCTGGATGGCCGACCACACCGGCCAGCGCATGCGCATCATCCGCATCGCCACCTTCCTCGCCTTCCTCATCTTCATGGGCGTGATCTTCGTCAGCGGCTACTGGCCGCTGGCCATCCTCATGGCCGCCTTCAGCTTCTTCTGGCACGCGACCCTGCCGCAGCTGGAGGCCACCACCATGGGGCACCTGCGCGAGGACGCCCACCGCTATGCGCACATCCGCCTGT
The Chromatiales bacterium DNA segment above includes these coding regions:
- the aroC gene encoding chorismate synthase; translation: MSGNSIGKLFTVTSFGESHGPAIGCIVDGCPPGMELSEADLQQDLERRRPGKTRHTTQRREPDQVEILSGVFEGRTTGTPIALMIRNVDQRSKDYGDIMNTFRPGHADYTYYRKYGLRDYRGGGRSSARETAMRVAAGAIAKKYLKERHGVLIRGYLAQLGPIRAEAFDWDEVENNPFFCPDAGKVAEMEKYMDALRKEGNSIGARINVVAQGVPPGWGEPIFDRLDADIAHAMMAINAVKGVEIGAGFACVEQKGTEHRDEITMDGFLSNHAGGVLGGISSGQDIAVSIALKPTSSMRLPGRSVDLDGNPAEVITTGRHDPCVGIRATPIAEAMLAIVLMDHMLRHRAQNADVTTDLPDIPASA